The nucleotide sequence GCTCGAGGCGTACTTCTTCCCGCCGGTGGACGTGCCCCCGTACAACCGGCAGCTGGGCCGGGTGATCACCAGGCTCGGCGTGCGGCCGGGTGTCACCTTCGACCAGGTGCTCGCCGCAACCCGGGAGTTTGGGGTGAGCGACGCGATGTACGCCCTGGGCAACGTTTTCGAGGTGCGGCCCTACGACGGGTGGACCATCCGGCCCGGCACGCTCCATGCTCCGGGGCCTGCGCCTACGTTCGAGATCCAGCTGCCCCAGGACGACTACCACTACGTGGCGTGGCGTCTCGGCACGCGCCTTGCCCCTTCCGAGAGGGAGCATCACCGGCGGCAGTCCCTCCTGCGCGGCTTTCACGACGAGGCCCAACTCTTGCGACAGGCGGTCGACTGGGAGGTCTCGACCGCTCCCGACTTCGAGGCCCGCCATCGCCGCAAGCCCGTGCTCCTCGAAGAAGGGCGATGGGGCCGGAGGCTGCGCATCTTCTTCGACGAGTTTTACGGGGAAGCCCTGGAAATCCGGCCCGGTCAACGCTACCGCTGGCCCGCCACGGACCGGCCCCGGGCAGGGATCGTGTGGAGTGGCGAAGGGACCCTCAACGGCCCTGCACACCGTATCGCCGCAGCAGGGGACGGCGCACCGGCCGAGTTCTTGATCGCGCCGGGCCACGAGGGCATCTTCACCAACGAAGGAACGACCGACCTGCTGGTCTATACGGTGTTTCCCATGGAAGGGGAGGCGGTCCCACGTTGAACCGGCCGATCGACGCGTGGCTGCATACCATCGACCATCCCGGCAAGCGGCTGCGGATGGGGCGCCTGTTGCGCCCGGAGACGGGGCGAGGCGTCATCGTGGCGATGGATCACGGGCTTTTCGTCGGGCGACCCGAAGGACTGGAGGAGGTCGGCCGCACCATCGACCGCCTCCTGCCGGCAGGCCCCGACGGGGTCCTGGTCACCCCCGGGATGCTGCGACACGTCGCCGGGCGACTGGCGGGGCGGGGCGGGCCCGGGGTCGTGCTGGCACTCGACACCTATCTCACGACCACCTTTCCGGGCAAGGGGGGCCTGGCGGGGGCGGGCAGCGGCCAGGCGCACCGGTCGATTGCGTCGCCGGAGCAGGCCGCGGCGCTGGGCGCCGACTGCGTGAAGCTGCTGCTCATCTTCGGCGACGCGGGCTTGCCGGCGTTCGCGGATAACCTCTCCTTCATCGCTCAGACGGTGGAAGCGTCCCGCCGCACCGGCGTACCTGTCATGGTCGAGCCCACGGTCTGGTCCTACCCCGGCGTCCCGGCACCGGCTTTGAGCGCCACGCAGCTCGCGGACATGGCCCGGATCGCGGTGGAGCTGGGAGCCGACATTTTGAAGCTCCCCTTCGCGGGGCCGCTGGACGAGTTCCGGTCCATCGTGCGAGAGAGCCCGGTACCGGTGATGGTGCTCGGCGGGGCCCGTACGCAGACGCCCGAGGCTACCCTCGAGATGGCGAGACAGGCCACCGAGGCCGGCGCCGCAGGGCTCGTCTTCGGGCGAAACGTCTGGCAGCACCCCGATCCCCCGGGGCTGCTGCGGCAGCTCCTGCAGGTCGTCCACGGGGCGTGAGCCGGCCCCCGGCTGAGGGACGCTTCGGGGCTACGGGCCGATAGGCCCCGTTTCGCCGATCATCGGGTCCGTCCCGAGCGACATGCGGTGCCCGCCTCTCGAGCAGGGGATGTCCCCCTGCTGGCGGAACCGCTTCTGCGGCACCGCATGAGTTCCCGGAGCACGGTGTCCGGGCAATCCGTCCGGTTCTTGGCGCAGGCAAGAGGGGGTCGAACGCACGTGGCCCGCTACGTGGCAGCCGTGGATCAGGGCACGACGAGCACCCGCTGCGTCATCTTCGACGAGTCTTTCTCCGTCGTCGCCATGGATCAAAAGGAGCACAGGCAGATCTACCCGCGCCCCGGCTGGGTGGAGCACGACCCGCTGGAGATCTGGGAGCGCACCCGGGACGTCATCCGGGGGGCGCTCGACCGGGCAGGCGTGCCCCCTCGGGAGATCGCCGCGGTGGGCGTGACCAACCAGCGGGAGACGACCGTGATCTGGGACCGTCGCACCGGCCGGCCGTACGGGCCTGCCATCGTGTGGCAGGATACGCGGACTGCCGAGCTGTGTGAAGAGCTGGCCAGAGACGGCGGGCCCGACCGCTTCCGGGACCGGACGGGCCTTCCCGTGGCCACCTATTTCTCCGGCCCCAAGATCCGCTGGATGCTCGACCACGTCCCGGGGCTGCGGGAGGACGCCTGGCGGGGGAATGCCCTGTTCGGCACCGTCGACACCTGGCTCATCTGGTGGCTGACGGGCGGCCCGGACGGGGGCGTCCACGTGACCGACGTGACCAACGCCTCCC is from Limnochorda sp. L945t and encodes:
- a CDS encoding class I fructose-bisphosphate aldolase, translated to MNRPIDAWLHTIDHPGKRLRMGRLLRPETGRGVIVAMDHGLFVGRPEGLEEVGRTIDRLLPAGPDGVLVTPGMLRHVAGRLAGRGGPGVVLALDTYLTTTFPGKGGLAGAGSGQAHRSIASPEQAAALGADCVKLLLIFGDAGLPAFADNLSFIAQTVEASRRTGVPVMVEPTVWSYPGVPAPALSATQLADMARIAVELGADILKLPFAGPLDEFRSIVRESPVPVMVLGGARTQTPEATLEMARQATEAGAAGLVFGRNVWQHPDPPGLLRQLLQVVHGA